A genomic window from Sphingobacteriales bacterium includes:
- a CDS encoding DUF4105 domain-containing protein — protein sequence MLFNRASGYDEDMKVPALSSYSKVSLLTVGRADGEIYRNFGHTAIRIKDSILGWDIVYNYGTFSFGEPGFLMKFIRGKLMYYESIESYPMFEESYREENRWIREQPLNLTQEQKQRLFELLTINAREDNKYYKYDFLFDNCSTRPRNVILSLFKVRKYKADTDDVSSYRQLIDRNAKDEWLDLGMDLLIGIPTDQKAGFGRTFLPDELMQLFDGTTVDGKPLVSGNHLILDVVPEHHPRQWFTPGLLFWILFALILIIQIKTRLFARVKLIPVLYFIILGLLGWLFVFMWFFTDHHSTKWNLNILWAMPLNIPFILFMLKKSPPAWSISYIKAYRILLIVLLIGWWANPQTYHTAVIPLILIAVLFSSIFLPVPIKDDFKRRWFG from the coding sequence ATGCTTTTCAACCGGGCGTCTGGGTATGATGAAGATATGAAAGTCCCGGCGCTTTCTTCGTATTCAAAGGTGAGTTTGCTGACTGTTGGAAGGGCGGATGGAGAAATTTACCGGAATTTCGGTCATACTGCCATCCGTATTAAGGATTCTATTTTAGGATGGGATATCGTGTACAATTATGGTACATTCAGCTTTGGTGAGCCGGGTTTTCTGATGAAATTTATTCGTGGTAAACTCATGTATTATGAGTCGATAGAAAGTTACCCTATGTTTGAAGAAAGTTACCGGGAAGAGAACAGATGGATACGGGAACAGCCCTTAAATCTGACGCAGGAGCAAAAACAGCGATTGTTTGAACTGCTGACGATTAATGCACGCGAGGATAATAAATATTATAAGTATGATTTTTTATTTGACAACTGCTCCACCCGCCCAAGGAATGTGATCCTGTCGTTGTTCAAAGTGAGGAAATATAAGGCAGATACGGACGATGTATCTTCTTACAGGCAATTGATTGACAGGAACGCCAAAGACGAGTGGCTGGATTTAGGAATGGACCTGCTGATCGGTATTCCCACAGACCAAAAGGCCGGCTTTGGAAGAACCTTTTTACCGGATGAACTGATGCAGCTATTTGATGGCACAACCGTAGACGGGAAACCACTGGTTTCAGGTAATCATCTTATACTGGATGTGGTGCCGGAACACCATCCCAGACAGTGGTTCACACCCGGGCTATTGTTCTGGATATTGTTTGCATTGATACTGATCATTCAGATAAAGACGAGATTGTTTGCACGTGTTAAGCTTATTCCCGTGCTGTATTTTATCATTTTAGGGTTGTTGGGTTGGCTGTTTGTTTTCATGTGGTTCTTTACCGACCATCATTCGACCAAATGGAACCTTAATATTTTATGGGCTATGCCTTTAAATATTCCCTTTATCCTTTTTATGCTGAAAAAGAGTCCGCCGGCCTGGTCAATATCCTATATCAAAGCCTATCGTATCTTATTGATCGTATTGCTGATAGGATGGTGGGCTAATCCGCAGACATATCACACCGCAGTCATTCCATTGATACTTATAGCGGTATTATTTTCTTCCATTTTCCTGCCGGTACCGATAAAAGATGACTTCAAACGAAGATGGTTCGGGTAA
- a CDS encoding glycosyltransferase gives MEANHTSLKIAQVIDVFENSLNGGGISTHRFTKLLRQHGHHVIVIASGEESNDKVALQSYYPPIPFTKRILERMKFVFAKPDEVKMEQVFSQVDIIHNQFPLWLGMAAVRIANKLNKPLVSTFHVQGEQIMHNGGLTHPFWTKLIYHYFVKYIYNKSDIVICPSRFAEQEIKRYGLTRPTVVISNGVTSDYKKIDLPKRYPDKFTILTVGRNAAEKRQEMIIRAIAASGFRDNIQMVILGDGPQRNALVKLSNDLLNGRAEFNLVPQDKLIGYYNSVDLYVHTSAIEVECMTALEAMACGLPLLIADSALSAAKQFALNETFLFKTQTELTEKIDYLYTHREELTHAGEQYLNLSRQYAIENSYQKLTDTYKKVLKMRKIRITTEHAVLQEV, from the coding sequence ATGGAAGCCAACCACACAAGCCTTAAGATAGCTCAGGTCATTGATGTTTTCGAGAATTCCCTCAACGGCGGCGGCATTTCCACACATCGCTTCACCAAATTACTGCGACAACATGGCCACCATGTCATCGTGATTGCCAGCGGAGAAGAGTCCAACGATAAGGTGGCACTCCAATCCTATTATCCGCCTATTCCATTCACCAAAAGAATTTTAGAACGAATGAAATTTGTATTCGCGAAACCGGATGAAGTGAAGATGGAACAAGTTTTCTCACAAGTGGATATCATTCATAACCAATTTCCATTATGGCTGGGAATGGCAGCCGTTCGTATCGCCAACAAGCTAAACAAGCCGCTTGTATCTACCTTTCATGTGCAGGGGGAACAGATTATGCACAACGGTGGCCTGACTCATCCTTTTTGGACTAAGCTCATTTACCATTACTTCGTAAAGTACATCTATAACAAATCAGATATTGTCATCTGTCCGAGCAGATTTGCCGAACAGGAAATTAAACGATATGGACTCACACGCCCGACAGTAGTCATTTCAAACGGCGTCACCTCTGATTATAAAAAGATAGATTTACCCAAAAGGTACCCGGATAAATTTACCATACTGACAGTTGGCAGAAATGCTGCTGAAAAAAGACAGGAAATGATTATCCGTGCCATTGCAGCCTCCGGATTCAGAGACAATATACAAATGGTCATTCTTGGAGACGGACCGCAGCGTAATGCGCTTGTGAAGCTAAGCAATGATTTATTGAACGGAAGGGCAGAATTCAATCTGGTGCCGCAGGATAAGTTAATCGGATATTACAATTCCGTTGATTTATATGTACATACTTCCGCCATAGAAGTGGAATGTATGACTGCCCTGGAAGCGATGGCCTGCGGGCTGCCTCTGCTGATAGCCGATTCTGCACTGAGTGCCGCCAAACAGTTTGCATTAAATGAAACGTTTCTCTTTAAAACACAAACCGAACTGACAGAAAAGATTGACTATCTCTACACCCACAGGGAAGAGCTGACACATGCCGGCGAACAATACCTTAATTTGTCCAGACAATATGCGATAGAGAATTCGTATCAGAAATTAACCGATACCTACAAAAAGGTCTTGAAGATGCGTAAAATCAGAATCACCACAGAACATGCGGTATTACAGGAAGTATAA
- the lgt gene encoding prolipoprotein diacylglyceryl transferase, translating to MNSLMAFVIHWNIRPEIFMISENFGIRWYSLLYGAAFFLGYNILFWIFNKEKKDTEGADQLLMYMFFAVLIGARLGHVFFYQWDYYSQNLLEIVQIWKGGLASHGAAIAIPIALFLYKRQHPDQSFLWIIDRVAIPTAIGGSFIRYGNFFNSEIVGDYTDGSWGVVFERLGETMPRVPVQLFEAFLYDIIFVVVLILYIRSNYKPREGSLMAIFLFMMFAGKFFLEFWKVDENQLTMLGVTLNHGQWLSFPFVFISLVIFWASYKYGKPEEVKA from the coding sequence ATGAACAGTTTAATGGCTTTTGTCATACATTGGAATATCCGTCCGGAAATCTTTATGATATCGGAAAATTTCGGCATTCGCTGGTACAGCTTGTTGTATGGTGCCGCTTTCTTTCTGGGGTATAATATCCTGTTCTGGATTTTCAACAAGGAAAAGAAAGATACGGAAGGTGCGGACCAGTTGCTGATGTATATGTTTTTTGCCGTACTGATTGGCGCACGCTTAGGTCATGTCTTCTTTTACCAATGGGATTACTACAGCCAGAATCTCCTGGAAATCGTGCAGATATGGAAAGGAGGACTCGCCAGTCACGGCGCGGCTATTGCCATTCCTATTGCCTTGTTCTTATATAAAAGGCAACACCCGGATCAATCCTTTCTCTGGATTATTGACAGGGTGGCCATTCCTACCGCCATCGGTGGTTCCTTTATCCGCTACGGCAATTTTTTCAATTCCGAAATTGTGGGTGATTACACGGACGGAAGCTGGGGAGTCGTGTTCGAGCGTTTGGGAGAAACCATGCCAAGAGTACCGGTGCAATTATTTGAGGCGTTTCTGTATGATATAATTTTTGTGGTGGTACTGATCCTATATATCCGATCCAACTATAAGCCGCGTGAAGGTAGCTTAATGGCCATATTTTTGTTTATGATGTTTGCCGGCAAATTCTTTTTAGAGTTCTGGAAGGTGGACGAAAACCAGCTGACCATGCTGGGTGTGACACTGAATCACGGTCAGTGGCTGAGTTTTCCCTTTGTCTTCATCTCCCTGGTTATTTTCTGGGCATCTTACAAGTATGGAAAGCCGGAGGAAGTAAAAGCTTAG
- a CDS encoding 30S ribosomal protein THX, which yields MGRGDKKTKKGKIFAGSFGKARPHKAKSTKAAAKN from the coding sequence ATGGGACGCGGTGATAAAAAAACAAAAAAAGGAAAAATTTTTGCAGGGTCATTTGGTAAAGCAAGACCTCATAAAGCAAAAAGCACAAAGGCTGCAGCTAAAAACTAA
- a CDS encoding Crp/Fnr family transcriptional regulator gives MQKPKLNIEEAKNQLRDYFLFLGPNTPLDELNELVDEFTPDKFTKKEIILEAGNFSDMVYFICNGIVRIYYVKEDKEITTWFIKENMVFAATYTLLSGQKNFSNYEALEDCNVLKVRYAVLEAYYKKYHALEHVGRKMVESYFSSFMKRSFDVMFLSAEERYQLFLKQHPDLLNRVPLRYVASYLGLTQETLSRLRSKH, from the coding sequence ATGCAAAAACCCAAATTGAATATTGAAGAAGCGAAAAATCAGTTGAGGGATTATTTTCTTTTCCTGGGTCCAAATACCCCATTGGATGAGTTAAATGAATTGGTGGATGAATTTACGCCGGATAAATTTACCAAAAAGGAGATAATACTGGAAGCCGGTAATTTTTCTGATATGGTTTATTTTATCTGCAATGGAATTGTACGAATCTATTATGTAAAGGAAGATAAAGAAATAACAACATGGTTTATAAAAGAAAATATGGTGTTTGCCGCAACATACACATTGTTGTCCGGGCAAAAGAATTTCAGTAATTACGAAGCCCTGGAAGATTGCAATGTGCTTAAAGTAAGATATGCCGTTTTAGAAGCATATTATAAAAAATACCATGCGCTGGAGCATGTGGGCAGAAAAATGGTAGAATCCTACTTCTCCAGTTTTATGAAACGTTCGTTTGATGTCATGTTTCTGTCGGCGGAAGAAAGATATCAGCTGTTTCTAAAACAACATCCGGATTTATTAAATCGTGTTCCGCTAAGGTATGTTGCCTCTTATTTAGGTCTGACACAGGAAACGCTCAGCAGGCTGAGGTCAAAACATTAA
- the ychF gene encoding redox-regulated ATPase YchF encodes MGLQCGIVGLPNVGKSTLFNAVSNNAKAQASNYRFCTIEPNVGLVDVPDDRLNKLAEIVIPNRIVPTTIEFVDIAGLVKGASKGEGLGNKFLANIREVDAIIHVIRCFEDENILREEGAINPVGDKDIIDTELQLKDLESVEKKISKIQKQAKVGNDAKAKHEYDVLLQCQQCLSDGKNIRSLNFSKEDKLLFADLCFLTDKPVLYVANVDEASILTGNKYSEALTKMAQEEGAQVIVLNNSVEAQISEMEEEDKALFQSEYGLTEPGLNRLIRTAYQLLNLITYFTAGVQEVRAWTIHEGWKAPQAASVIHTDFEKGFIKAEVIGYEDFIHYKSEAACREHGKLRIEGKEYIVKDGDVMHFRFNV; translated from the coding sequence ATGGGATTACAATGCGGCATCGTAGGATTACCAAACGTTGGAAAATCAACTCTTTTTAATGCAGTCAGTAACAATGCGAAAGCACAAGCCAGCAACTACCGGTTTTGTACGATAGAGCCCAACGTAGGCCTGGTGGATGTGCCGGATGACAGGCTGAATAAACTGGCAGAAATTGTTATCCCTAACCGCATAGTCCCAACCACCATTGAATTTGTAGATATTGCAGGCTTGGTAAAAGGTGCCAGCAAGGGTGAAGGATTGGGTAATAAATTCCTGGCAAACATCCGCGAAGTGGATGCAATCATTCATGTCATCCGCTGTTTTGAGGATGAAAATATTCTGCGCGAAGAAGGCGCCATCAATCCGGTTGGAGACAAAGACATTATAGATACGGAGCTGCAGCTGAAAGACCTCGAAAGTGTCGAAAAGAAGATTTCAAAAATCCAGAAACAGGCAAAAGTAGGTAATGATGCGAAAGCGAAACATGAATACGACGTTCTGCTTCAATGCCAGCAATGCCTGAGTGACGGAAAAAATATCCGCTCCCTGAATTTTTCAAAAGAAGATAAGCTGCTCTTTGCAGACTTATGTTTCCTGACGGATAAGCCCGTTTTATATGTAGCCAACGTAGATGAAGCATCTATTCTGACGGGCAACAAATACTCCGAAGCACTGACTAAAATGGCGCAGGAAGAAGGTGCGCAGGTGATTGTACTCAATAACTCGGTGGAAGCGCAGATTTCCGAAATGGAAGAGGAAGATAAAGCTTTATTCCAGTCGGAATATGGCTTGACGGAACCCGGCTTAAACAGATTAATCCGTACTGCCTATCAGTTATTAAACCTTATCACCTATTTTACCGCCGGCGTACAGGAAGTACGTGCCTGGACCATCCATGAAGGCTGGAAAGCACCACAGGCAGCCAGCGTCATCCATACGGACTTTGAAAAAGGGTTTATCAAGGCAGAGGTTATCGGATATGAAGATTTTATCCATTACAAAAGCGAAGCGGCCTGCCGGGAACATGGTAAATTACGCATCGAAGGGAAAGAATACATCGTAAAAGACGGCGATGTGATGCATTTCAGGTTTAATGTGTGA
- the msrB gene encoding peptide-methionine (R)-S-oxide reductase MsrB, whose translation MKKLPLLLLIILALALTGLTCKSGHKPKKITSSTVALPKTMTPMDTTPVLKTEPEWKQILTDEEYAVLRQAGTERPFTGKYTDADDKGNYYCKACGNLLFTSETKYHSGCGWPAFYDIAGNSAVETRMDHSHGMTRIEVVCKRCQSHLGHVFEDGPRDKTGLRYCINSISLDFKGDSTKQK comes from the coding sequence ATGAAAAAATTACCTTTGTTATTGCTTATAATATTAGCTTTGGCATTGACAGGCCTAACCTGCAAGTCGGGGCATAAACCTAAAAAAATAACGAGTTCAACTGTTGCTTTACCTAAAACAATGACACCTATGGATACCACACCTGTATTAAAAACCGAACCGGAATGGAAGCAGATTCTAACCGATGAAGAATACGCTGTTTTACGGCAGGCCGGCACCGAGCGGCCGTTTACCGGCAAATATACAGATGCGGATGACAAAGGCAATTACTACTGTAAGGCCTGCGGCAATCTGCTGTTTACATCAGAAACAAAATACCATAGCGGGTGCGGATGGCCGGCATTTTATGATATCGCGGGAAACAGCGCGGTAGAAACAAGAATGGACCACTCACACGGCATGACAAGAATAGAAGTGGTCTGTAAAAGATGCCAGTCGCACTTAGGACATGTTTTTGAAGACGGTCCGAGAGATAAAACGGGATTGCGTTATTGCATCAACTCCATCAGTCTGGATTTTAAGGGAGACAGCACGAAACAGAAATAG
- a CDS encoding Crp/Fnr family transcriptional regulator, translating to MIRYPNKHTEAEAKEFLWRFLNAAAGIEQKELELLVSLFDLVSYKKNTVIINEGEVAEYFYFIYKGIIKVYFNKNDKPVIERFEKEGGLFGGNFSHLTKKPGTHIYESIEDVTLLRIRCADLEALCAQSHEVERLYRVNLELFHSKYVENLFIFKSLSSEERYHEFVNQFGDLTNRISLKEISNYLGMTPETLSSIRAKYDKSNFSKK from the coding sequence ATGATTAGATATCCCAACAAACACACCGAAGCAGAAGCCAAAGAGTTTCTGTGGAGATTCCTAAATGCTGCAGCAGGCATAGAGCAAAAGGAGTTGGAATTGCTTGTCAGTCTATTTGATTTGGTTTCGTATAAGAAGAACACAGTCATCATCAATGAAGGGGAGGTTGCGGAGTATTTTTATTTTATCTATAAAGGAATCATAAAGGTGTATTTTAATAAGAATGATAAGCCGGTCATCGAGCGATTTGAAAAAGAAGGTGGTTTGTTTGGTGGAAACTTTTCTCACCTAACAAAAAAACCGGGAACACATATTTACGAGTCTATAGAAGATGTTACACTGCTCCGCATAAGATGTGCAGATTTAGAGGCGTTGTGTGCCCAGTCACATGAAGTGGAGCGTTTGTACCGTGTCAATCTGGAGTTATTTCACAGCAAGTATGTAGAGAATCTATTTATTTTCAAATCTCTTTCTTCCGAAGAACGCTATCACGAATTTGTGAATCAGTTTGGTGATCTGACCAACCGGATATCTCTGAAAGAGATTTCCAATTACTTAGGCATGACACCGGAAACACTCAGCAGTATACGTGCGAAGTATGATAAAAGTAATTTCTCCAAGAAATAA
- the argG gene encoding argininosuccinate synthase, which produces MRNKVVLAYSGGLDTSYCVKYLTQEKNLDVYAITVNTGGFTDEQLQAIETRAKELGVKEFVVRNVVKDYYEKCIRYLIFGNVLKNNTYPLSVSAERVFQAIAVAEYAKEMGAAYIAHGSTGAGNDQVRFDMVFNIVMPEAGIITPIRDNKLSRKEEIAYLKKHGVEIDAKKAAYSINQGIWGTSVGGKETLASRYTLPEEAYPTQVSKSAPEAVELEFEHGEPVGINGKRYDHPTEVIYELNHLAAPFGIGRDMHVGDTIIGIKGRVGFEAAAPLIIIKSHHLLEKHTLTKQQLFWKDQLSNVYGSNLHEGLFYEPLMRDLEAFLGHTQSQVSGKVFIRLLPYRFELTGIESPFDLMSSKFGSYGEMNNSWTGDDVKGFAKIFSNQMMIWNKIHSEK; this is translated from the coding sequence ATGAGAAATAAAGTGGTTTTGGCATACAGCGGCGGTTTAGACACCTCGTATTGTGTTAAATACCTGACACAAGAAAAGAACCTGGATGTTTACGCCATCACGGTCAATACAGGCGGTTTTACGGACGAACAGCTGCAAGCCATTGAGACCAGGGCAAAAGAGCTCGGAGTAAAAGAGTTTGTGGTACGCAATGTCGTCAAAGACTATTATGAAAAATGCATACGTTACCTGATATTTGGGAATGTATTGAAAAACAACACCTATCCGCTTTCCGTCAGTGCCGAACGGGTGTTTCAGGCTATTGCAGTAGCGGAGTATGCCAAAGAGATGGGCGCCGCCTACATTGCACACGGCAGCACAGGTGCAGGCAACGATCAGGTTCGCTTTGACATGGTATTTAATATTGTAATGCCCGAAGCTGGCATTATCACTCCTATCCGGGATAACAAACTTTCCCGCAAAGAAGAGATTGCTTATCTGAAAAAGCATGGTGTGGAGATAGATGCAAAGAAAGCGGCCTATTCCATCAACCAGGGAATATGGGGAACGAGTGTCGGCGGAAAAGAAACACTGGCATCGCGGTATACCCTGCCGGAAGAAGCCTATCCGACCCAGGTATCCAAATCAGCGCCGGAAGCTGTTGAACTGGAGTTTGAACACGGGGAACCGGTCGGGATAAATGGAAAAAGATATGACCATCCCACGGAAGTCATTTACGAATTGAATCATCTCGCTGCTCCGTTTGGCATCGGCAGGGATATGCATGTCGGCGACACCATCATCGGCATCAAAGGCAGGGTGGGATTTGAGGCGGCTGCTCCTTTAATCATTATCAAATCACACCATCTATTGGAGAAACATACGCTGACCAAACAACAGCTGTTCTGGAAAGACCAGTTGAGTAACGTGTATGGCAGCAACCTGCATGAGGGCTTGTTTTACGAACCGCTGATGCGTGACCTGGAAGCATTCTTAGGTCATACTCAATCGCAGGTAAGCGGAAAGGTATTTATCCGGCTTCTGCCGTATCGTTTTGAGCTAACCGGTATCGAATCTCCTTTTGATCTGATGAGCAGTAAATTTGGCAGCTACGGCGAAATGAATAACAGCTGGACCGGCGATGATGTAAAAGGTTTTGCAAAGATATTTTCCAATCAGATGATGATCTGGAACAAGATTCATTCAGAGAAGTGA
- a CDS encoding GNAT family N-acetyltransferase: MKKSQDKFNVQIATAEHVSFARELSLLYEDSAKKRGTGIAKRDPEYIIEKILQNKAIIATTHSNQLGGFCYIETWEGKNYVANSGLIVREEYRHHGLAKKIKKFVFDYTRKKYPQAKIFGITTSLAVMKLNSDLGYKPVTFSELTQDDAFWSGCKSCINFDVLTRTGRKNCLCTGMLFDPKDEKKKTFVKAKKVEKKIPAKLKTPKAQRIRVVKTAGKSKANKK; encoded by the coding sequence TTGAAAAAATCACAGGACAAATTCAATGTGCAAATTGCCACTGCTGAGCACGTTAGTTTCGCCCGGGAATTAAGCCTGTTATACGAAGATTCCGCCAAAAAACGAGGCACCGGTATCGCCAAACGGGATCCGGAATACATCATCGAAAAAATCCTTCAGAACAAAGCCATCATTGCCACCACACACAGCAACCAGCTCGGCGGATTTTGTTATATCGAAACCTGGGAAGGAAAAAACTATGTTGCCAACTCAGGGTTGATTGTCAGGGAAGAATACCGCCATCACGGACTCGCCAAAAAGATAAAGAAGTTTGTTTTTGATTATACCCGCAAAAAATATCCGCAGGCAAAAATATTCGGTATCACCACCAGTCTTGCCGTCATGAAACTGAACTCCGATTTAGGATACAAACCGGTAACATTTTCAGAACTCACGCAAGATGATGCTTTCTGGAGCGGCTGTAAAAGCTGTATCAATTTCGATGTATTAACCCGCACTGGTCGCAAAAATTGTTTATGCACCGGAATGCTGTTTGACCCTAAGGATGAGAAAAAAAAGACGTTTGTGAAAGCGAAGAAAGTGGAAAAGAAAATTCCTGCAAAACTAAAAACGCCGAAAGCGCAACGCATCCGGGTGGTAAAGACCGCCGGAAAAAGTAAAGCGAATAAAAAATAG